The nucleotide window GGTGCCCGGACGGGGGGGACAGGCATGAAACTCGTGTTCGGCGTCCATAACCATCAACCGGTGGGGAACTTCGATCACGTGATCGCCGAGATCTACGAGCAGAGCTACCTGCCTTTTCTGGAAGTGGCCGAGAGACACGAGCACTTCCGGTTCTGCCTGCACGTCTCGGGGCCGTTGCTGGACTGGCTGCAACATCACCGCCTCGAGTATCTGGAGCGCGTGGCTTTCCTGGCGCGCGCGGGCCGCGTGGAGATGCTGGGCGGCGGTTTCTATGAGCCCATCCTGGCGGCCATCCCCGAGAGCGACCGCATCGGGCAGCTGCGCATGATGTGCGACTGGCTGGGCCAGCACGTGGGCGCCGCGAGTTGCGGCGTCTGGATGGCCGAAAGGGTCTGGGAGCCGCACCTGGCGGGATCCCTGTCCCGAGCCGGCGTGAAGTACGCCCTGCTGGACGACTATCATTTCGTGCAGGCCGGCGTGTCTGCCGACGATTTGACCTGCGGCCCGCTGCTCACCGACGACCTGGGCGAAGAGGTGGCGTTGTTGCCCATCAACGAGAAGTTGCGTTACCTGATCCCGTTCCAGGACCCGGAGGAGACAGTATCCGCCTGCCGCGATCTGCACGAGGCGGACCCGCACGGCGTGCTGGTGATGGTGGATGACGGCGAGAAGTTCGGCGCCTGGCCGGGCACCCATGAGCTGGTCTACGAGCGCGGCTGGCTGGACCGCTTCCTCACCGGCCTTGCGGCCGAACGGGACTGGCTCGAACTCGCACATCCCTCCGAGGTGCTCGCTGCCCGGCCGCCCCGGCGGCGCGTCTACCTGCCGCCGAGCAGCTATTTCGAGATGTCCGCCTGGTCGCTGCCCATGCCCGCAGCCGAGCGCTTCGAAGAGGCGGTGCACCGATATCGCGACGCCGGCGAGTGGGAACGAATGCGCCCCTTCTTCCGGGGCGGTTTCTGGCGCCAGTTCTTCCAGAAGTACGAGGAGAGCCTGCTGATGCAGCGGCGTGCCCTGCTGCTGCACGAGGAGATCGCCCGTGCCGAGGCCGTCGGGGCGGACGAATCGCGCGTCGACGAGGCCCGCGACCATCTCTGGCGGGCCGAATGCAACTGCGCCTACTGGCACGGCGTCTTCGGCGGACTGTACCTGCCGCATCTGCGCCACGCGATCTACCGCCATCTCATCCTGGGCACGAAGATAATCCACAGCGTGGTGCCTCAACTCTGCGCCCAGATGGTGACGCTGGTCGGCCGGATGGGCACGGATGTTCGCCTGAGCAACGACGCGCTCGAGCTGTTCCTCTCGCCCGACCGCGGCGGCGCCCTGATCGGACTGGAGGACCGCCGCGAGGACTGGAATCTGCAGAACACGCTGCGCCGGCGCCGCGAGGCCTACCACACCCGGATCGAGCGGTCGGCGACCGGGAAGGCCGGGAAGCGGGACGACGCGGGCGGCTCCATCCACGACCTGGAATTCGCCGTGTCGCCGGCGGTCCGCGACGCCCTGGGCGTCGATCCCCAGCCCCGGTATTCGCTACTGGAGCGTTTCCTGCATCCCGGCACCGGTTATCCCGACACCCTCGATGGCGTCGCCGCGGCCGACGGCGGGGATCTGGCCGCCGCGCCCGCGGATCTCGGGGCGCCGCGCTTCAGCGAGACGGGCGCCCTGGAGGACGGTCGCTGCCGTACGCTCTCCCACGGCTATTACCGCGGTCCCGACGGGGAGGCGACGCCGGTGTCGGTGACCAAGGAGGTGGAGCTGGCCCCGTCGGGAGCCTCGCTCGAGGTGCGCTGGACCGTCGAGAACACGGGCGGGGGGCCCCTGCGCTGCCGCTTCGCGCCGGAGTGGAATCTCGCTCTCTACGACGGACAGGTTTTCGCGGGGGCGCCCGGCGAGGATGACGCCCCGGTCCTGGATGCGGTCGGACTCGCCCCTCGCCGCGACTTCTCGGTCCTGGTGCCGTTGCACAATGCCGCCCTGCACTGGCGCCTGTCGGACGATGCCGAGATCTGGGTGCACCCCGTGCGCACGGCCACCCAGGGCGAGGACGGCTTCCATCTGACCTATCAGGGGCATGCCCTGTGGTTCGTCCGCGACCTGGAGATAGAGCCGGGCCGATCCAGTTCCTTCCGGATCACCTTCCGCATCGAGCACGGACTGTCCGTGGAGGACGGTTGATGCGCATCCTCATGGTGAGCACCGAGTACGCGCCGCTGGCCAAGACGGGCGGATTGGGCGACATGGTCGCCTCGCTGTCGGGCGCCCTTTGCGCGCGCGGACACGAGATCAAGGTGGTCATGCCCTTCTACGGCGACGTGGACCGGACGCGCCACGACATCTCCCGCGTGCCGGGCGTGCCCGACGTCACCTTGCGCCTGGGGCGCTCGCTGCGTCGGGCCGGCCTGCATCGCTGGCTCGATCCGTCGGGGCCGGAGGTGTACCTTCTGGAGAACGACGCCATGTACGGGCGGCCCGGCGTGTACGGCTACGGCTCCACGATCGACTTCGCCGACACCGTGCCGCGTCTGGCGATGCTCGGCGCGGGCGCGCTCGCCTTGCCGCAGCTCCTGGACTGGGCGCCGCGGGCGGTGCACGCCCACGATGCCGCCGCGAGCCTGGCCCTGGTCGACCTGGCGTGCTGGGACGTGGCCGACACCCCGCTCGGCGGCGCGGGCTCCCTGCTGACCATCCACAACCTGGCCCACCAGTCCGTCCACCCCCGCGAGCAGTTCGCGCATCTGGACCTGCCCGACGCGCTGGCCTGGCATCCGGGCGCGATGGAATTCAACGGCCAGCTCAACTTCATGAAGGCCGGCATCCTGTACGCGGACCGGGTCAACACGGTCAGCCCCACCTACGCCCGCGAGGTGGTGAGCGATCCCGTCTTCGGATGCGATCTGGGAGACGTTCTGCTGGGCCTGGGCGACCGCTTCACCGGCATCCTCAACGGCATGGACGTCACCGCCTGGGACCCGGCGACAGATCCCGCCGTCGCGGCGACCTATGACCTCGACGATCCCGCCGGCAAGGCCGTCTGCCGCGACGCCCTGGTGGGGGAATGCGGGCTCGAGGGCGACGGCCCCCTGCTGGGCTCGGTGGGACGCGTGTTCCACCAGAAGGGATACGACCTGCTGCCGGCGGTGCTCGACGAACTGATCGACGACGGCTGGCGCCTGGTGCTGCTGGGGACCGGCGACGGAGGCATCTGCGCGACGTTGCACGAGGCCGCCCGGCGTCATCCCGGCCGGTTCGTCTTCCACGAGCGGTACGACGAGACGCTGGCCCGCCGCATCTACGCCGGCAGCGACGCCTTCCTCATGCCGTCGCGCTTCGAACCGTGCGGTCTGGCCCAGATGTACGCCCTGCGCTACGGCTCGGTACCGGTCGTGCGCCGGACCGGCGGCCTGGCGGATACAGTGCCCGACGCGGCGGAACCCGGCGGCCTGGGATTCGTCTTCGACGCGGCGCATCCGGCCGCCCTGCACGATTGCCTGCGCCGCGCGCTTACGGCCTGGAACGATCGCCGAACGTGGCGTATGCTGATGCGCAGGGGGATGGCCGCGGACTTCGGCTGGGAAGGTCCGGCCGCCGCCTACGAGGAGTTGTACGGGGAACTGGGCGTGTCCTGAACGCATCCTGACCATACACGGGAGGGTCGGCCGCTTGAAGATCCTTGATCTGCCGAGACATACGCTGACGATGATCATGGCCGGCGGCAGGGGCTCTCGCCTGCGCCCGCTGACCGAGGAGCGTTCGAAGCCCGGCGTGCCCTTCGGCGCCAACTACCGCATCATCGACTTCACCCTGAGCAACGTCTGGAACAGCAGCCTGCGCCGCATCTTCGTGCTGACCCAGTACAAGTCCTATTCCCTGGACAAGCACCTGCTCAAGGGTTGGCAGATCTTCAACTACGAGGCGGGCGAGTTCCTCTACGGCATCCCGCCCCAGCACCGCGTGGGGGAGATGTGGTACCGCGGTACCGCCGACGCCATCTACCAGAACATCTACCTCATCGACCGCGAGAAGCCCGAGTTCGTGCTGATACTCTCGGGCGACCACATCTACCGCATGGACTACTCCACCCTGCTGGTCCTGCATCAGAATCGGGACGCGCAGCTGACGATGGGCGCGGTCGTGGTGCCGCAGAGCGAGGCCCACGAGTTCGGCATCCTCCAGGTGGACGAGGACTGGCGGGTGGTCGGTTTCGAGGAGAAGCCGGAGAATCCCAAGACGATCCCCAGCAAGCCGGGCTGGTGCCTGGTGAACATGGGCGTCTACGTCTTCAGCAGCACCGACCTGGTGCGCGAGCTGCGCGAGGACGCGGACCGGAGCGACACCAGCCACGACTTCGGCAAGGACGTCATTCCCAAGATGGTGAAGCAGGGCGGCGTCTACGCCTACCCGTTCCTGGACAAGGACACCGGCGAACCACGCTACTGGCGGGACATCGGCACGCTGGACACGTACTACGAGGCGTCAATGGACCTGATCCGGGCGGTGCCGCCGTTCAGCCTCTACGACCGCGAATGGCCCGTCCGCAGCTGGATGGCGCCCACCCCCCCCGCCAAGAGCGTGCACGGCTATTTCGGGGGGCAGAAACCCATCGGCCAGCTGATCGGATCCATCGTCGGCGGCGGGACCATCATCACCGGCGGCACCGCCGAGCGTTCGATCCTGGGCCGCAACGTGCGTCTGGAGGCCGGCTGCCACGTGGTCGATTCGGTGATCATGGACGATGCGATCATCGGCGAACACGCGTCGGTGCACAAGGCCATCGTGGACAAGAGCGCCGTCATCCCGGCCTACATGCGGATCGGCTTCGACCACGAGGCGGACCGCCTGATCTTCGCCGTGACCGGCAACGGCGTGACCGTGGTGCCGAAGGGATGGCGGGCCAAAGCCGGGGCGGGCGGCTGATTCGAGGCGCCGCCGTGCGGATCGATCCCGACCCCGACGGGATCGGCATCTACGCCGGTCGCGGCGCGACACGAGTGGTTCTCCAGGTCGGCCCGCGCGCCGACTTCGCGGTTCACCTGATCGCTGCCGGCGTCAACGATGACGACACCTTCGCCTGGTGCTTGAGAATCCGACGCGACCCCGGGACGGGCCAAGAGTCCGTGTCGATGGCAGCGACCGCTCCTGCCGCCGCGAATCCGCTCCATGATCGGGCAGATTCGTGCTATGTGTAGCCTTGCCGACGATGAAGCACGCATCGTCGCCCCCGCACCGAGGAGCGGATCGATGACAGAGATGACGGCCGACTTCGCCCCCTTCGCGGACAGGATGCGCCGGGAAGGGTTGCCCCGGATCGCCATCCGTACCTTCGAGCATTACTACCGGCAGCTCGCCGCCGGGTCCACCGGTCTGCTCCCGGAAGCGGAGATCGAGCCTGTCGACGAGCTGCCCGACATGGAGGCGTTCACGCCGGACCTCACGAAGCGCGGTGAGCGGGCCCTGCCGCAGACCATCCAGCTCAAGCTGAACGGAGGCCTGGGCACCGGCATGGGCCTCGAGAGGGCCAAGTCGCTGCTGCCGGTCAAGAACGGCCTGACGTTCCTGGACATCATCGCGGAGCAGGCCCTGCGCGCCGGGATCCCCCTGGTCCTGATGGACAGCTACAGCACGCGCGACGACACGCTGGCCGCGCTGGCCGCGTACCCAGGGCTGGACGGGCGCGTTCCCCTGGATTTCCTCCAGCACAAGGTGCCCAAGATCGTCCGGGAGGATCTGACTCCCGCCGCGTGGCCGTCGGCGCCCGAGAAGGAATGGTGTCCCCCCGGCCACGGCGACCTCTACACCGCGCTGGTGACCAGCGGTATGCTCGAGCTCCTCCTGGGCGAGGGTTTCCGCTACGCCTTCGTCTCGAACTCCGACAACCTGGGCGCGGTCTTCGACGCCTCCCTGCTCGGTTTCATGATAGAACGGGATCTGTCTTTCGTGGCGGAGACCGCCGACCGCACCGCGGCGGACCGCAAGGGCGGCCACCTGGCGCGGCGACACGACGGCCGGCTGATCGTGCGCGAGTCGGCCCAGTGCCCGCGCGACGACGAGGCGTCCTTCCAGGACATCTCGCGTCACCGCTATTTCAATACCAACAGCCTGTGGATCGATCTGGCCGCCCTCGACGACCTGATGGCAGAGCGCGACGGCATCCTGGGACTGCCCATGATCCGCAACGCCAAGACCGTCGATCCCCGCGACGATGCGTCCACACCTGTCTACCAGCTGGAGACCGCCATGGGCGCCGCCATCGAGGTTTTCCGGGACGCCGGCGCGGTGCGCGTCCCTCGCTCCCGGTTCGCGCCCATCAAGACCACCAACGACCTGCTGGACGTGCGGTCGGACAACTACGTGCTGACCGACGACTTCCGCGTGGTCGCCAATCCCGCACGCGTGCTGGACAAGGCGCTCATCGATCTGGACGGCCGATTCTACAAGCGGATCGACGATTTCGACGCGCGCTTCCCCCACGGCCCGCCGTCGCTGCTCGCGTGCGGGCGGCTCGCGATTCGCGGCGACATCCGCTTCGGCCGGGACGTCCGGCTGCGGGGCGAGATCGACATGATCAACGAGAGCGGCGCGCAGGCCGCGGTGCCGGACGGAACCGTGATCGAAGGTGCGTGGCCGGCGTGATCAAGCTCGGTACTGGTCCGGCCGGCGATCCTCCCACAGGTCGTTGCGCGGCGTGAGCCGCGGGGACGCGTCGGCCAGATCCAGTTCGGCCGTCGCGGCGCCGGTCTCGTCGCGGCCCAGGCGCTCCAGGTACGCGCCGCCGGGGCCGCAGATCTGGCTCAAACCGATGAATTCCAGGCGTTTGCCCGCGATGCGCTCCTCCGCGCCGACGCGGTTGGTCGTGACGGAGAAGACGCGGTTCTCCAGACTGCGCGTGATCATGGCATCGGGGCAGAAGGGCAGCACCAGGTTGCTCGGGTGGCAGATGACCTGCGCGCCGGCCAGCGCCAGCGAACGCGCGGCCTCGGGGAAGACCCAGTCGAAGCAGATCATCATGCCGACGGTCGTGCCGCAGGCCGCGAACACGGGAAAGCCCAGGTCGCCGGGCTTGAAAAGCACCTTCTCGTCCCAGAAGAGATGGACCTTCCGGTATAGCTCCGTCGTCCCGTCGGGGCGCACCAGCACGCTGCTGTTGTAGATGTGATCGCCGGCCCGTTCGGCGAGACCGGCCACCAGCGTGGTGCCGGTGGCCGCGGCGTGCGCGCGCAGGCGCGTGCAGCTCGGCCCGTCGAGGGTCTCGGCGAAGACCGCCAGCTCCTCGCGGCCGCGGAACTGGTAGCCGCTGGCGAAGAGCTCGGGCAGGACCGCCAGGTCCTGTCCCGCCGGCACCAGATCCAGAGCTGCGTCGATGTTCCTCTCGACCTCGCCGAACACCGGCGAGGTCTGCACTGCGGCCACCTTCAGTCGAACCATCATCCCTCCTTCAGCAAGGGCCGACGCCTGATGTTGCGCGGCGGGCGCAGCAGGTCTTCCAGTCTGTCCAGCATGACCTCGCGATCGAAGAGCTGCTCGACGCGCATCACGGCGGCCTGGCCCATGCGCTCGCGGGCGTCGCGGTCGCCGAGCATGACGGCCAGGGCGTCCTGCAGAGCGTCGGCGTCGGCCGGCGGCGACAGCAGGCCCGTCACGCCGTCCTCGACGATCTCGGGCAAGGAGCTGGCGCGGGTTGCCACCACGGGACGACCGCAGGCCATGGCCTCGACGGCCGCCAGTCCGAAGCCCTCGTAGCGGGACGGGCAGACCAGCAGGTCGAGGGTGCGATAGAGCTCCGGCATGTCGTCCACCCAGCCCAGCAGTTCCACGCTGCCGGGGTGGGGCAGGGCCATCTGCCACGACAGCAACGTCTCGCGGAGGGGCCCGCTGCCGGCGATGCGCAGCACGGGGCGCGGCCCCGATGACCTGGCGACGAGTTTCGTCCAGGCCTCCATCAACAACGGCACGCCCTTGCGCTCGTCGAGACTTCCCACGAAGCCGACCACCAGGGGGGAGGCGGCGGGCATCGGCGTGGGAAAGAAATGACGGCGGTCGACCCCCTTGTACAGCAGGTGGACGCGTGCGGGGTCGAGCCAGGGCGCGCTGCGCAGGGTCGTGTCGCGGGTCGCGCGGGAATTCACGAGCACGCCCGTCGCCACGCCGT belongs to bacterium and includes:
- a CDS encoding glycogen synthase — its product is MRILMVSTEYAPLAKTGGLGDMVASLSGALCARGHEIKVVMPFYGDVDRTRHDISRVPGVPDVTLRLGRSLRRAGLHRWLDPSGPEVYLLENDAMYGRPGVYGYGSTIDFADTVPRLAMLGAGALALPQLLDWAPRAVHAHDAAASLALVDLACWDVADTPLGGAGSLLTIHNLAHQSVHPREQFAHLDLPDALAWHPGAMEFNGQLNFMKAGILYADRVNTVSPTYAREVVSDPVFGCDLGDVLLGLGDRFTGILNGMDVTAWDPATDPAVAATYDLDDPAGKAVCRDALVGECGLEGDGPLLGSVGRVFHQKGYDLLPAVLDELIDDGWRLVLLGTGDGGICATLHEAARRHPGRFVFHERYDETLARRIYAGSDAFLMPSRFEPCGLAQMYALRYGSVPVVRRTGGLADTVPDAAEPGGLGFVFDAAHPAALHDCLRRALTAWNDRRTWRMLMRRGMAADFGWEGPAAAYEELYGELGVS
- a CDS encoding acyltransferase codes for the protein MKVAAVQTSPVFGEVERNIDAALDLVPAGQDLAVLPELFASGYQFRGREELAVFAETLDGPSCTRLRAHAAATGTTLVAGLAERAGDHIYNSSVLVRPDGTTELYRKVHLFWDEKVLFKPGDLGFPVFAACGTTVGMMICFDWVFPEAARSLALAGAQVICHPSNLVLPFCPDAMITRSLENRVFSVTTNRVGAEERIAGKRLEFIGLSQICGPGGAYLERLGRDETGAATAELDLADASPRLTPRNDLWEDRRPDQYRA
- the glgC gene encoding glucose-1-phosphate adenylyltransferase — its product is MIMAGGRGSRLRPLTEERSKPGVPFGANYRIIDFTLSNVWNSSLRRIFVLTQYKSYSLDKHLLKGWQIFNYEAGEFLYGIPPQHRVGEMWYRGTADAIYQNIYLIDREKPEFVLILSGDHIYRMDYSTLLVLHQNRDAQLTMGAVVVPQSEAHEFGILQVDEDWRVVGFEEKPENPKTIPSKPGWCLVNMGVYVFSSTDLVRELREDADRSDTSHDFGKDVIPKMVKQGGVYAYPFLDKDTGEPRYWRDIGTLDTYYEASMDLIRAVPPFSLYDREWPVRSWMAPTPPAKSVHGYFGGQKPIGQLIGSIVGGGTIITGGTAERSILGRNVRLEAGCHVVDSVIMDDAIIGEHASVHKAIVDKSAVIPAYMRIGFDHEADRLIFAVTGNGVTVVPKGWRAKAGAGG
- a CDS encoding DUF1926 domain-containing protein, which encodes MKLVFGVHNHQPVGNFDHVIAEIYEQSYLPFLEVAERHEHFRFCLHVSGPLLDWLQHHRLEYLERVAFLARAGRVEMLGGGFYEPILAAIPESDRIGQLRMMCDWLGQHVGAASCGVWMAERVWEPHLAGSLSRAGVKYALLDDYHFVQAGVSADDLTCGPLLTDDLGEEVALLPINEKLRYLIPFQDPEETVSACRDLHEADPHGVLVMVDDGEKFGAWPGTHELVYERGWLDRFLTGLAAERDWLELAHPSEVLAARPPRRRVYLPPSSYFEMSAWSLPMPAAERFEEAVHRYRDAGEWERMRPFFRGGFWRQFFQKYEESLLMQRRALLLHEEIARAEAVGADESRVDEARDHLWRAECNCAYWHGVFGGLYLPHLRHAIYRHLILGTKIIHSVVPQLCAQMVTLVGRMGTDVRLSNDALELFLSPDRGGALIGLEDRREDWNLQNTLRRRREAYHTRIERSATGKAGKRDDAGGSIHDLEFAVSPAVRDALGVDPQPRYSLLERFLHPGTGYPDTLDGVAAADGGDLAAAPADLGAPRFSETGALEDGRCRTLSHGYYRGPDGEATPVSVTKEVELAPSGASLEVRWTVENTGGGPLRCRFAPEWNLALYDGQVFAGAPGEDDAPVLDAVGLAPRRDFSVLVPLHNAALHWRLSDDAEIWVHPVRTATQGEDGFHLTYQGHALWFVRDLEIEPGRSSSFRITFRIEHGLSVEDG
- a CDS encoding UTP--glucose-1-phosphate uridylyltransferase, with translation MTADFAPFADRMRREGLPRIAIRTFEHYYRQLAAGSTGLLPEAEIEPVDELPDMEAFTPDLTKRGERALPQTIQLKLNGGLGTGMGLERAKSLLPVKNGLTFLDIIAEQALRAGIPLVLMDSYSTRDDTLAALAAYPGLDGRVPLDFLQHKVPKIVREDLTPAAWPSAPEKEWCPPGHGDLYTALVTSGMLELLLGEGFRYAFVSNSDNLGAVFDASLLGFMIERDLSFVAETADRTAADRKGGHLARRHDGRLIVRESAQCPRDDEASFQDISRHRYFNTNSLWIDLAALDDLMAERDGILGLPMIRNAKTVDPRDDASTPVYQLETAMGAAIEVFRDAGAVRVPRSRFAPIKTTNDLLDVRSDNYVLTDDFRVVANPARVLDKALIDLDGRFYKRIDDFDARFPHGPPSLLACGRLAIRGDIRFGRDVRLRGEIDMINESGAQAAVPDGTVIEGAWPA
- a CDS encoding glycosyltransferase family 4 protein, coding for MDRKPPGNVCFVNGMDGYAGAEIWMLDTARGLRDRGWRVSLVAPPGSRLLEGARAEGIDAHGVAIRFDAAPWTFARLWEILTRHGVRAVLCNRLKDLKAAGVAARLAGIPVVLQSRESDFPLRRRFYYRWYYNGVATGVLVNSRATRDTTLRSAPWLDPARVHLLYKGVDRRHFFPTPMPAASPLVVGFVGSLDERKGVPLLMEAWTKLVARSSGPRPVLRIAGSGPLRETLLSWQMALPHPGSVELLGWVDDMPELYRTLDLLVCPSRYEGFGLAAVEAMACGRPVVATRASSLPEIVEDGVTGLLSPPADADALQDALAVMLGDRDARERMGQAAVMRVEQLFDREVMLDRLEDLLRPPRNIRRRPLLKEG